A window from Deltaproteobacteria bacterium encodes these proteins:
- a CDS encoding phenylacetate--CoA ligase, protein MIYDDEMETLPREALEALQLKRLKALLERVYATVPFYRRKFDECGVKPEDINSLSDLRKLPFTTKDDLRENYPFNMLAVPMEQVIRIHASSGTTGKPTVICHSRRDIETWANLAARSLMATGVEKGDIIQNAYGYGLFTGGLGAHYGAEKVGAATIPMSGGNTKLQIQVMHDFKSTVLTCTPSYSLYLGEMAEEMGYSKDDIYLRIGVLGAEPWSENIRKQIEGKLGIDALDIYGLSEMMGPGVAIECKEAKHGLHIWEDHFIPEIINPDTGEVLPEGEEGELVITTLTREATPLIRYRTKDITYLIKEPCICGRTHRRIARISGRTDDMLIIRGVNVFPSQIEQVLMQVEGVEPHYQLIIDSEKGLTTLEVRVEVSENVFSDEVKKLENLKNKIQAEIKEHCMITTKVTLAEPKSIERSVGKAKRIIDKRKI, encoded by the coding sequence ATGATTTACGACGATGAGATGGAAACATTACCTCGAGAAGCATTAGAAGCATTACAGTTAAAAAGATTAAAGGCACTGTTGGAAAGGGTCTATGCAACGGTGCCTTTCTACAGAAGGAAATTTGATGAATGTGGTGTAAAACCAGAGGATATAAACAGCCTTTCTGATTTAAGGAAACTACCTTTTACTACAAAGGATGACTTAAGAGAAAATTATCCCTTTAATATGCTTGCTGTGCCTATGGAACAGGTAATAAGAATTCATGCTTCAAGTGGAACAACAGGTAAACCTACTGTTATCTGCCACTCAAGAAGAGATATAGAAACATGGGCAAATTTGGCGGCGCGTTCTCTTATGGCAACCGGTGTAGAAAAAGGAGATATTATTCAGAATGCATATGGATATGGTTTATTCACAGGTGGTCTGGGCGCTCACTATGGAGCAGAGAAGGTTGGAGCAGCAACAATACCTATGTCGGGAGGAAATACAAAACTGCAGATACAGGTTATGCATGATTTCAAATCCACTGTTTTAACCTGCACTCCATCTTATTCTCTCTATCTGGGTGAAATGGCAGAAGAGATGGGCTACAGTAAAGATGATATTTATTTAAGAATAGGCGTTTTAGGGGCAGAACCGTGGAGTGAAAATATCCGCAAACAGATAGAGGGGAAATTAGGGATAGATGCTCTGGACATCTATGGATTGAGCGAGATGATGGGACCGGGGGTGGCCATTGAATGTAAAGAGGCAAAACACGGCTTACATATCTGGGAAGATCATTTCATTCCGGAAATTATCAACCCTGATACAGGAGAAGTTTTGCCAGAGGGTGAAGAGGGAGAACTTGTTATAACCACGCTGACTCGTGAGGCAACACCTCTTATAAGATATAGGACAAAGGATATCACTTATCTAATTAAAGAACCCTGTATATGTGGCAGAACACACAGGCGTATTGCCCGCATCAGTGGAAGAACAGATGATATGCTGATCATAAGAGGAGTAAATGTCTTTCCCTCTCAGATAGAACAGGTGCTGATGCAGGTCGAAGGTGTAGAACCACACTATCAATTGATAATAGACAGCGAAAAGGGTCTAACTACATTAGAGGTAAGGGTAGAAGTAAGCGAGAATGTTTTCTCTGACGAGGTGAAAAAATTGGAGAATTTGAAAAACAAAATTCAAGCAGAAATAAAGGAACACTGTATGATAACAACAAAGGTGACCTTAGCAGAACCAAAGAGTATTGAGCGCAGTGTAGGTAAGGCAAAAAGGATAATTGACAAAAGAAAAATATAG
- a CDS encoding NrdH-redoxin — protein MRVVVFTGPGCSWCKKVKDYLKRNHISFKEIDVSRNASAQKDIIRMTGQMGVPVVLIGSRTVVGFNKSKIDKLLGLRKQA, from the coding sequence ATGAGAGTAGTAGTATTCACAGGTCCTGGATGTTCATGGTGTAAGAAGGTGAAAGATTATTTAAAGAGAAATCATATTTCTTTTAAAGAAATAGATGTGTCGAGAAACGCAAGTGCACAGAAAGATATAATAAGAATGACAGGGCAAATGGGTGTTCCTGTAGTTCTAATCGGCTCAAGAACCGTGGTAGGTTTTAATAAAAGTAAAATTGATAAATTATTAGGATTGAGGAAACAGGCATGA
- the ppsA gene encoding phosphoenolpyruvate synthase: MKYIKWFKEIGIEEVSLVGGKNASLGEMYRNLTPEGVKIPNGFAITAEAYRYVIESSGILQKMKDILADINKDDLKDFAHRGHAIRELIYSSPFPKDLSREIIDAYQILCEEYGSDTDVAVRSSATAEDLPTASFAGQLDTYLNIKGGSQLLDACHRCFASLFTDRAISYRIDKGFDHFKVALSIGIMKMVRSDLATSGVTFTLDTETGFRDVVFITAIYGLGENIVQGVVNPDEYYVFKPTLRKGYKAIIRKKLGDKKIKMIYGRGSTRIFTRNIEVPDTDRKRFCLSDDDILALARDATLIEDHYKKPMDIEWAKDGISKDLFIVQARPETVQSQKAMDVLETYHLEKTSPVLVKGKSVGEKIAAGKAYVIKDASQLNRFKKGGILVSDATTPDWEPIMKTASAIITNRGGRTCHAAIVSRELGIPAVVGTRRATEKIRDKQEVTVNCAEGDEGKVYDKILPFHVERISLKNIKRPKTEIMMNLGNPEMAFSLSMIPNDGIGLARMEFIISSWIKIHPMVLIHPEKITDISIKEEIEDLTFGYKDKKMYFVDRLAEGVGTIAAAFYPKPVIVRMSDFKSNEYASLIGGKYFEPQESNPMIGFRGASRYYDEKYREGFALECQAMKKVREEMGLVNVKLMIPFCRRIEEGKRVIQEMEKNGLKKGKNGLEIYVMCEIPNNIILIDEFSKIFDGFSIGSNDLTQLVLGVDRDSALVARDFDERDPGVMQMVAMAIRGARRNRRHIGICGQAPSDYPEFAQFLVREGIDSISLNPDSVMKTTLKIIEVEKNK; encoded by the coding sequence ATGAAATATATAAAATGGTTTAAGGAAATCGGTATAGAAGAGGTGTCTCTGGTGGGAGGAAAAAACGCTTCATTGGGAGAGATGTATCGCAATCTCACCCCTGAGGGAGTAAAGATTCCCAATGGTTTTGCCATTACTGCGGAAGCTTACCGGTATGTGATAGAATCATCCGGAATTCTACAAAAAATGAAAGATATATTAGCAGATATCAACAAAGATGATCTAAAGGACTTTGCACATAGGGGACACGCCATAAGAGAGCTGATCTACAGTTCCCCTTTTCCGAAAGATCTGTCCAGAGAGATTATAGATGCTTACCAAATATTGTGTGAAGAATATGGGTCAGACACAGATGTGGCGGTGAGGAGCAGCGCCACTGCAGAAGATCTTCCCACCGCATCTTTCGCCGGACAGCTGGATACTTATCTAAATATCAAAGGTGGCAGTCAACTATTAGATGCCTGCCACCGCTGTTTTGCCTCGTTATTTACCGATAGAGCTATTTCCTATCGTATTGACAAAGGCTTTGATCACTTCAAGGTAGCACTCTCCATAGGCATAATGAAGATGGTGCGTTCCGATTTGGCTACCAGCGGGGTAACGTTTACTCTGGATACGGAAACGGGTTTCCGAGATGTAGTATTTATCACCGCCATTTATGGACTGGGAGAGAATATCGTGCAGGGAGTGGTAAATCCTGATGAGTATTATGTTTTTAAACCTACCCTTCGTAAAGGATATAAAGCTATCATTAGAAAAAAGCTGGGAGACAAGAAGATAAAGATGATATATGGTCGGGGCAGCACAAGGATATTTACCCGCAACATTGAAGTGCCTGATACAGACAGAAAACGTTTTTGTCTCTCTGATGACGATATCCTGGCATTAGCCAGAGATGCCACACTTATAGAAGACCATTATAAAAAACCTATGGATATCGAGTGGGCAAAAGATGGAATAAGTAAGGATTTATTTATAGTTCAGGCTCGCCCTGAAACCGTTCAATCTCAAAAAGCTATGGATGTTTTAGAAACTTACCACTTAGAAAAAACATCTCCTGTACTGGTTAAGGGTAAAAGTGTAGGTGAAAAGATTGCGGCAGGAAAGGCTTATGTAATTAAAGATGCTTCACAACTCAATCGATTTAAAAAAGGTGGAATTTTAGTATCCGATGCAACCACTCCTGATTGGGAGCCCATAATGAAAACAGCCTCTGCTATTATTACCAATCGTGGGGGCAGGACCTGCCATGCGGCTATTGTGAGTCGTGAGTTGGGAATTCCTGCAGTAGTGGGAACGAGAAGGGCTACGGAAAAAATAAGAGATAAACAAGAGGTAACCGTAAATTGTGCCGAAGGAGATGAAGGTAAGGTTTATGATAAGATATTACCTTTTCATGTAGAAAGGATTTCACTGAAAAATATAAAGAGACCAAAGACAGAAATTATGATGAATTTGGGGAATCCGGAGATGGCTTTTTCACTTTCCATGATTCCCAATGACGGGATAGGACTGGCACGCATGGAATTTATCATCTCAAGCTGGATAAAGATTCATCCCATGGTCCTCATTCATCCCGAGAAAATAACCGATATATCCATCAAGGAAGAAATAGAGGATTTAACATTCGGCTATAAGGATAAGAAAATGTATTTTGTGGATAGGCTGGCAGAAGGAGTGGGAACGATAGCCGCTGCTTTCTATCCAAAACCTGTAATTGTGCGCATGAGTGATTTTAAATCCAATGAGTATGCTTCTCTCATCGGTGGAAAGTATTTTGAACCGCAAGAAAGCAATCCCATGATCGGTTTCAGAGGAGCGTCTCGTTATTACGATGAAAAATATCGTGAAGGATTTGCATTGGAGTGTCAAGCCATGAAAAAAGTAAGAGAAGAGATGGGTCTTGTAAATGTGAAACTGATGATTCCCTTCTGCCGCAGGATTGAAGAAGGGAAAAGGGTGATACAAGAGATGGAGAAAAACGGTTTAAAGAAGGGGAAAAACGGATTGGAGATATATGTTATGTGTGAAATCCCAAACAATATAATCCTTATTGATGAATTCAGCAAGATATTCGATGGTTTCTCTATTGGTTCTAACGATCTTACCCAACTTGTTCTCGGAGTGGATAGAGACTCAGCACTGGTTGCTCGTGATTTTGATGAAAGAGACCCAGGAGTGATGCAGATGGTTGCAATGGCTATCCGGGGAGCAAGAAGAAACAGGCGCCATATTGGTATATGTGGGCAGGCTCCCAGTGACTATCCAGAATTCGCACAATTTTTGGTGCGAGAAGGAATCGATTCTATCTCCCTAAATCCGGATTCTGTAATGAAAACGACACTAAAGATAATAGAAGTAGAAAAGAATAAATAA
- a CDS encoding amino acid-binding protein — translation MIVEQVSVFLENRAGRLLEVAKLLGENNINIRALCVADTSDFGILRMIVNDTDKAISILKDANFSVAKTPVVAVKVEDEPGGLAHTLSALLKAGLNVEYTYASLTREKDKAILIFKIENVEQAIDKLSQQNIEVLTEEEVKKI, via the coding sequence ATGATTGTAGAACAGGTATCCGTATTTTTGGAAAACAGAGCAGGAAGACTGTTGGAGGTAGCAAAGCTTTTAGGAGAAAATAACATAAATATAAGGGCATTGTGTGTTGCCGATACTTCGGATTTTGGTATTCTACGCATGATTGTTAATGATACAGATAAAGCAATATCTATCTTAAAAGATGCAAATTTCTCGGTTGCCAAAACACCTGTTGTTGCAGTAAAGGTAGAAGATGAACCTGGTGGATTAGCTCATACTTTAAGTGCTCTTCTTAAAGCAGGATTAAATGTAGAATATACATACGCTTCTCTAACTCGTGAAAAAGACAAGGCAATACTCATCTTTAAGATAGAAAATGTTGAACAAGCAATAGACAAACTATCTCAACAAAATATAGAAGTTTTAACAGAAGAAGAGGTAAAAAAGATATAG